TTGATCTTTTAAAAATAGACAGGAGTTACAGGATTTCTTTTCAATAGACATTCCTAATTTCATGTCATCCCGTTGATCCTGCCTGATGTTGAAAATGGTCGGGGTGAGTGGATTCGAACCACCGGCCCCTTGACCCCCAGTCAAGTGCGCTAACCGGACTGCGCTACACCCCGACGCAAACAGTAATTATACGAAAAAATGCGTTTTAATGCAAGCAGTATTTATTTATTTTATGACCGGTCCCTTCCGGTTCAGCATCTCCAATACCTGCCTGAGCTCTGCGGCAATGGCCTTGACCCCCGAACGGTTGCGCCATTGGTTGAAGGGAATTTCCAGCTGGTCCCTCTCCTTTTCCTTGATCTCCTTCAGCCGGTTGCGGGCCCCGGCGATGGTGTAGCCGTCCTGGTACAACAGTTTTTTTATCAGCAGCACCATTTTGATGTCATCCACCTGGTACTGGCGGCGGCCGCCCCGGGTGGTCTTGGGCTTGAGCGCCGAAAACTCGCTCTCCCAGAACCTCAGGATATACGGTTCCAGCTCCGCTATCTGGGAAACCTCCCGGATGTTATGGTAGACCTTCATCCGTTCGGATCTGTCCATCCTGGGTCTGGCCTGCGGCTTTTCCGCCACCGGTGCTGTTTGCTCGTCCATTTCCTAAGCCTCCATAAATGAGATCATTTGGCCTTTAAGCTCTTTTTCTCTCCGGTATGAATGGAGCAGGCTGTTCTGGCAGAAGGTGCAGAGTCTGGAAAGGTGAATGTCGTCAGGCAAAAGACCGGCAGTGATCAATTGTCGCCGGTTCTCGGACTTCAGGTCCAGCCGCCATTTGCCTCCGCCCTCTGATATTTTGACCGGCGGACCGAACCTGTCAGCCACTTCTGACCCGACCTGATAGCAGTTCTGTTCGATGGCCGGGCCGATCACCGCCGCGATGCTTCCCGGTTTAAGGCCGTATGCCGCCATGAACTGCTGCAGTCCCTTTTGGGCGATGCCCAAGACGGTGCCCTTCCATCCGGCATGGATCAGGCAGACCGCTTTTGTTTCCTTGTCCGCCAGGAATATGGGGACGCAGTCGGCGGTGTGAATGGTTATTACCACGCCCGGGACCTGGGTCATCAGCCCGTCAGCTTCGATCTTTTTTGGGTAGTATCCGGAATATTCCGGCGGGATCGTTTCTATGTGCTCTCCGTGGACCTGGTGGGTGACCGCCAATCTGCCGCCGTTTGCCAGTTTCTGGTAAACCTGCTCCTTGTCTATTTCCCGGCCGTTTGACTTGATGACCATCCCGTGTTTTATACCATACCGGTTCAGGATATCAAAGCTCAGGATGCTCAGGCCGTTCTGTTCCGAGATCAGTTCTGCGTTCATTTTTCGGACTTGGGATCACGGGTCATCAGGGCCTCCACCGCCAGGCGGGGAGATTTGTCCTGGAAAAGCACCAGGTACATCTGTTCGGTGATGGGCATCTCGATCTTATGTTCTTTGGACAGTTCGTAGGCCGCCTTGGCGGTATTGACCCCCTCGGCCACCATCACCATTTCCTTTAAAATGTCGTCCAGTTTTTGTCCCTGGCCGATCCTGCTTCCCACGATATGGTTGCGGCTGTGGGGGCTGGAACAGGTGGTGATCAGGTCCCCCATCCCGGTCAGGCCGGCGAAAGTGGCCGGATCGGCCCCCAGGGCTGTTCCCAGCCGGGTGATCTCGGCCAGGCCCCTGGTCAGAAGCGCCCCCTTGGTGTTGGCCCCCAGCTCCATCCCGTCTATGATACCGGCCGCGATGGCGATCACGTTCTTCAGACTCCCGCCCAGCTCGGCCCCCGCCACATCGCTGCCGGTGTAGACCCGCAGATACCGGGACATCAGGGCCGATTGAACTTCCTCCGCGGACGAAAGATCGTTCGAGGCGGCCACGGTGGTGGCCGGCAGGTGGCGGGCGATCTCAGAAGCGATGTTCGGCCCGGATAAAACCACTAAGCGCCCGGCCTTTTCCTTCAGTGTCTGTTCTATCACCTGCGACATCCGCAGGCGGGTCTTGTCCTCCAGGCCTTTGATGGCGCTGACGATCACTGTATCCGAGGAAAGCAATGGATAGGCTTGTTCGCAGACCTTCCTGAGTACTGAGGACGGCAGCGCCAGGAAACAGATATCAGCCCCCTGCAATGAACGGCCCAGATCGGAACTTACGTCCACGCCTTGGGGAATGGTTATCCCCGGCAGGAACTGACTGTTCTGGCGGGTACGCTGGATCTCTTCCGCCGCCTGGGGCAGATACTCCCAAAGCCGCACCCGGTGGCCCTGCTCTGCCAAGATCACGGCCAAAGTGGTGCCCCAGTTGCCTGCTCCCAGGATACAAATATTTTTATTCTTGGTCAGCATATAAGTAAAATATCCAAACAAAAAATACGAAATACTAAACTCTAAACAAATTCAAATTCTCCAATTCTCCAATTCCTGGAGCACTTTTGTATTTAGAATTTTGTATTTTG
This sequence is a window from bacterium. Protein-coding genes within it:
- a CDS encoding MerR family transcriptional regulator encodes the protein MDEQTAPVAEKPQARPRMDRSERMKVYHNIREVSQIAELEPYILRFWESEFSALKPKTTRGGRRQYQVDDIKMVLLIKKLLYQDGYTIAGARNRLKEIKEKERDQLEIPFNQWRNRSGVKAIAAELRQVLEMLNRKGPVIK
- the pgeF gene encoding peptidoglycan editing factor PgeF; the protein is MNAELISEQNGLSILSFDILNRYGIKHGMVIKSNGREIDKEQVYQKLANGGRLAVTHQVHGEHIETIPPEYSGYYPKKIEADGLMTQVPGVVITIHTADCVPIFLADKETKAVCLIHAGWKGTVLGIAQKGLQQFMAAYGLKPGSIAAVIGPAIEQNCYQVGSEVADRFGPPVKISEGGGKWRLDLKSENRRQLITAGLLPDDIHLSRLCTFCQNSLLHSYRREKELKGQMISFMEA
- a CDS encoding NAD(P)H-dependent glycerol-3-phosphate dehydrogenase translates to MLTKNKNICILGAGNWGTTLAVILAEQGHRVRLWEYLPQAAEEIQRTRQNSQFLPGITIPQGVDVSSDLGRSLQGADICFLALPSSVLRKVCEQAYPLLSSDTVIVSAIKGLEDKTRLRMSQVIEQTLKEKAGRLVVLSGPNIASEIARHLPATTVAASNDLSSAEEVQSALMSRYLRVYTGSDVAGAELGGSLKNVIAIAAGIIDGMELGANTKGALLTRGLAEITRLGTALGADPATFAGLTGMGDLITTCSSPHSRNHIVGSRIGQGQKLDDILKEMVMVAEGVNTAKAAYELSKEHKIEMPITEQMYLVLFQDKSPRLAVEALMTRDPKSEK